Within the Laspinema palackyanum D2c genome, the region GGGTTTGTTGAATTATTTTGATGATGTACCTGACCCGAGAGTTGACCGCACTAAACATCACTTACTTAAAGATATTCTAGTGATTGCTTTGTTAGCAATAATAGCAGGGTAAGAGCATCTCAATCAGGCTTGACACAAGGATTTGAGAATAAGCATCATGTACTCCTCACTCATGGCTGCCCGGTTCCTTTTTTGTCTCAAGCTACGGGATAGGGTGGTTTCTTGATTGAGGGCATTAAGGGCCATCCGTCTAAGTACAGCCAAATTTCGAGGACTATTAAACGC harbors:
- a CDS encoding transposase family protein, whose protein sequence is MTKGFSPRVASAKLKTLKTQPQPISMQELEGGLLNYFDDVPDPRVDRTKHHLLKDILVIALLAIIAG